A stretch of DNA from Nonomuraea muscovyensis:
GCCGGGCGACGCCGTACGGATGGTGCTGAACATCGCCAGCGTCGGCGGCGGCGGCGCGCCCTGGCAGCACGTCGCCCTGGCGAGCACCGACATCGTCGCCACCGCCCGCCGGCTGCGCGGCCTGACCCTGCCCATCCCGGCCAACTACCACGACGACCTGGAGGCCCGCTTCGACCTCGGGCCCGAGCGGCACCGGCTGCTGCGCGAGCTGGGGCTGCTGTACGACCGGGACGAGCACGGCGAGTTCCTGCACCTCTACACGGCCACGTACGGCCGGGTGTTCTTCGAGGTGGTGCAGCGGATCGGCGGCTACCGCGGCTACGGGACGGCAGGCAGCCACGTCCGCCTCGCCGCGCAGCACGACGGGCCCTACCCCTAAGATGCGGTGCATGCAGCCGGCACCCCGGGCCGCCGGAGAGCGGCAACGCGACGCGGACCGGACCAAGGCGGAGATCCTCGACGTCGCGACGCGCCACTTCGCCACCCAGGGATACGCCGGCGCCCGGGTCGACGAGATCGCCGCGCTGACACGCACCACCAAGCGGATGATCTACTACTACTTCGGCAGCAAGGAGCAGCTCTACATCGCCGTGCTGGAGCGGGCCTACGCCGAGGTGCGCGCCGCCGAGCGGGCAGTCGACGTCGAGCACCTGGAGCCGGTCGAGGCGATCCGCACGCTCGCCGAGCTGACCTTCGACCACCACGACGCCCACCGCGACTTCATCCAACTCGTCGCCATCGAGAACATCCACCGCGCCGAGCACATCCGCAAGTCGCCCGCGCTGGCCAACCTCGGCACGCCGGTCATCGACATCATCTCCCGCATCCTCGCGGCGGGCCGGGCGAGCGGTGACTTCGTCACCGAGGCCGACGCCGTCGACGTGCACATGATGATCAGCGCCTTCTGCGTCTTCCGGGTGGCCAACCAGCACACGTTCGGCGTGCTGTTCGGGCGCGACATCGCCGCTCCCGGCGACCGTGACCGGCTGCGCGCCATGGTGGGCGAGATGGTCGTCGCCTACCTCCGCGGCGCCGGCGCCCCCGGGTGACGCGCCCGCCACGGCTCGCGGGGGAGAGCGGCTGGCCCCCCGTCGCCCACGAGGAGCACGCCACTCCCTTCAGCCGTGGCGGCT
This window harbors:
- a CDS encoding TetR family transcriptional regulator, with product MQPAPRAAGERQRDADRTKAEILDVATRHFATQGYAGARVDEIAALTRTTKRMIYYYFGSKEQLYIAVLERAYAEVRAAERAVDVEHLEPVEAIRTLAELTFDHHDAHRDFIQLVAIENIHRAEHIRKSPALANLGTPVIDIISRILAAGRASGDFVTEADAVDVHMMISAFCVFRVANQHTFGVLFGRDIAAPGDRDRLRAMVGEMVVAYLRGAGAPG